The genomic interval GACCGTGTGGGCGACCTGCTGGTGGAGAGCCATTTCTACCGCCATGAACACCAGATGATCTACACGGCCATCGGCGCGCTTATCAACGCCAGCAAGCCTGCCGATGTGATCACCGTGTTCGAGCACCTGCAAAACCAGGGCAAGGCGCAGGAGATGGGCGGGCTGACCTATCTGAACAACCTGGCGCAGTACGTGCCCAGCGCCAGCAACATCCGGCGCTATGCCGAGATCGTGCGCGAGCGCGCCATCCTGCGCAAACTGGTCACGGCCAGCGACGAGATTTCCACCAACGCCTTCAACCCGCAGGGCAAGACGGTGGAGCGTATCCTGGATGAAGCCGAGGCCAGGATCTTTGCCATTGGCGAAGAGGGCTCGCGCACCAAGCAAGGCTTCCAGTCGCTCGACACCCTGGTGATCGACCTGCTCGACCGCGTGCAGGAGATGGCGGACAACCCCGTGGACGTCACTGGCGTACCCACCGGCTTTGCCGATCTCGACCGGATGACCAGTGGCCTGCAGGCCGGTGACATGGTGGTGCTGGCGGCGCGCCCGTCCATGGGCAAGACCTCGTTTGCCGTGAACATCGCCGAGCACGTGGCCCTCAACGAAGGTCTGCCGGTCGCCATCTTCTCTATGGAAATGGGCGCCGCACAGCTGGCGGTGCGTATCGTGGGCTCGATTGGCCGGGTGAATCAGGGCAACCTGCGCACCGGCAAGCTCACCGACGACGAATGGCCACGCCTGACCGAAGCCATCGAAAAGCTGCGCACCGTGTCGCTGCACATCGACGAAACCCCGGGCCTCACACCGAGCGAACTGCGCGCCAATGCGCGGCGCCTGGCGCGCCAGTGCGGCAAGCTGGGCCTGATCGTGGTGGACTACCTGCAGCTCATGAGCGGCTCAGGCTCATCGGGCTCGGACAACCGGGCCACGGAGCTGGGCGAAATTTCCCGGGGCCTCAAGATGCTGGCCAAGGAGCTGCAGTGCCCGGTGATCGCGCTGTCGCAGCTCAACCGCTCGGTGGAGCAGCGCACCGACAAGCGCCCCATGATGTCCGACCTGCGCGAATCCGGCGCCATCGAGCAGGATGCGGACATCATCATGTTCATCTACCGCGACGACTACTACAACAAGGACTCCAAGGAGCCCAACGTGGCCGAGGTCATCATCGGCAAGCAGCGGAACGGACCCACCGGCACGATCAAGCTGTTCTTCCAGAAAAACCAGACACGGTTCGAGAACCTGGCGATGGGGTCGGGTGACGATTTTTAAGCACAAAAATAGCCGCTAACGCTTTATCCATAAGCGCCAGCAGCTATCAAATCAGAAGCAATCTCACAGGGCCGCTATGCAGTTGCAAGCGGCGGCATACAGGCTATTGCTGAATCACCCACACCAGAAGGCTCAAGCCCAATGCGCCCAGG from Acidovorax sp. FHTAMBA carries:
- the dnaB gene encoding replicative DNA helicase, with the translated sequence MSAVFPPLDDGFTPVPDREIAQLRVPPHSIEAESSVLGGLLLDNNAWDRVGDLLVESHFYRHEHQMIYTAIGALINASKPADVITVFEHLQNQGKAQEMGGLTYLNNLAQYVPSASNIRRYAEIVRERAILRKLVTASDEISTNAFNPQGKTVERILDEAEARIFAIGEEGSRTKQGFQSLDTLVIDLLDRVQEMADNPVDVTGVPTGFADLDRMTSGLQAGDMVVLAARPSMGKTSFAVNIAEHVALNEGLPVAIFSMEMGAAQLAVRIVGSIGRVNQGNLRTGKLTDDEWPRLTEAIEKLRTVSLHIDETPGLTPSELRANARRLARQCGKLGLIVVDYLQLMSGSGSSGSDNRATELGEISRGLKMLAKELQCPVIALSQLNRSVEQRTDKRPMMSDLRESGAIEQDADIIMFIYRDDYYNKDSKEPNVAEVIIGKQRNGPTGTIKLFFQKNQTRFENLAMGSGDDF